A genomic segment from Desulfurispirillum indicum S5 encodes:
- a CDS encoding PAS domain S-box protein — protein MLLVLGLVTHAFSLEVVNLQLRWYHQFQFAGYYAAEQMGYYTDAGLDVRIHAASPGLNATRQVLEGKADFGVDNSGVLYARMQGMPTVVLAALFQHSPSVLLTRAQSHILSPHQLAGRKVMITDPLAEADLLAMIIREGVPLEKVEIITSSFNLGDLVSGQVDAYHAYLTNEPFSLGQRGVDYHVLNPRTYGVDFYSDFLFTSEEMLRQRPDTVERFRNASLRGWKYAMANPDQVIDWLQQVYGVEKTREHLAFEAEAMRALIMPELIPIGHINPGRIQYMAQTFVEAGLSDGEFDLDGFLFTGPNLLAERMERYRQQFALMWGIIGLLLLLATALVLLLRRMKLITQRLERSEEQYRLLAENATDVIWVMDMQGKFTYISPSVFQLRGYTPDEVMAQSFDEVVCAGSREVVLRGLMLANELAASGQERHPVYEYVEQPCRDGSTVWTEVLAHLMYDANAKAVGILGVSRDITQRKRTEDNLRKLSLAVEQAPVSIIITNAVGQIEYVNPKFEEVTGFSASDVLGRNPRILQSQSHPDTFYRQMWQTIASGSQWSGEIRNRRKNGELYWEQATISSIRDGKGAITHYVGIKEDITIRKAHEQMQQNFRQELALQVEVEVARNLESQKQFQVLFEQNPEGILILNDDGAFVKCNPAAARMLEYEPDEMIGTLIWSLQSVRAPLSPLQAAGLARPVHAAEPARFEWLLVARSGREVLVDVQMVPFHYDGKPQLLCIWRDITELKQLQQERDLQQAIVVQQAKMAELGSMMGAIVHQWHQPLNNVSLLIQDMQDRYHSDELDADILDETVERILKQFQFMSRTLDDFRNFFKPSRQVESFSIVQCVEEVVDLMKPQLQKQGLRVEIGGDRGVKVMGYASEFKQVILNLLSNARDAHGVHGTNDPYVNIQLEWSRGKPVLLFSDNAGGIHPDLLPEKLFQPFTSTRGEHGTGIGLSLSRLIMKKMGGTLRVTSNAPGACFRIEFPEEGGVVTEGFQETEHG, from the coding sequence ATGCTTCTTGTCCTGGGGCTCGTCACGCACGCCTTTTCCCTGGAAGTTGTTAACCTTCAGCTGCGTTGGTATCATCAGTTTCAGTTTGCTGGATACTACGCGGCAGAGCAGATGGGCTATTACACTGACGCCGGACTTGATGTGCGCATTCACGCTGCTTCACCCGGACTGAATGCCACACGGCAGGTTCTGGAGGGCAAGGCAGATTTCGGTGTCGACAACAGCGGTGTCCTGTACGCCCGCATGCAGGGCATGCCCACCGTGGTGCTGGCGGCCCTCTTTCAGCACTCCCCTTCAGTACTTCTTACCAGGGCGCAGAGCCATATCCTTTCCCCTCACCAGCTTGCCGGCAGAAAGGTCATGATCACCGATCCCCTTGCCGAAGCGGATCTCCTTGCCATGATAATCCGGGAGGGGGTTCCCCTTGAAAAGGTTGAGATCATCACCAGTTCGTTCAACCTTGGCGACCTCGTCAGTGGCCAGGTCGACGCGTATCACGCCTATCTCACCAACGAGCCGTTTTCTCTGGGGCAGCGGGGCGTCGACTATCATGTGCTCAACCCGCGCACCTATGGAGTGGATTTCTACTCGGATTTTCTCTTCACTTCCGAAGAGATGCTGCGGCAACGTCCCGATACTGTGGAGCGCTTTCGCAATGCTTCCCTGCGGGGCTGGAAGTATGCCATGGCCAATCCTGATCAGGTGATTGATTGGCTGCAGCAGGTGTATGGTGTGGAGAAGACACGGGAGCACCTTGCATTTGAAGCCGAGGCCATGCGCGCGCTGATCATGCCGGAGTTGATCCCCATAGGCCACATCAATCCCGGTCGTATTCAGTATATGGCTCAGACCTTTGTAGAAGCCGGCCTTTCCGATGGCGAGTTTGACCTGGATGGCTTTCTCTTTACTGGGCCAAATCTCCTGGCAGAGCGCATGGAGCGTTACCGTCAGCAGTTCGCGCTCATGTGGGGGATTATCGGGTTGCTGCTGTTGCTGGCGACGGCGCTGGTGCTGCTGCTGCGCCGAATGAAACTGATCACGCAGCGCCTGGAAAGGAGCGAAGAACAGTATCGCCTGCTGGCGGAAAACGCCACTGACGTGATCTGGGTGATGGATATGCAGGGAAAGTTCACCTATATCAGTCCTTCGGTATTCCAGCTTCGCGGTTATACTCCAGACGAGGTCATGGCTCAGAGTTTTGACGAGGTGGTCTGTGCGGGATCCCGTGAAGTGGTGCTGCGTGGTCTGATGCTCGCCAATGAGCTGGCGGCCAGTGGCCAGGAGCGTCACCCGGTTTATGAGTATGTGGAACAGCCGTGTCGTGATGGTTCCACGGTCTGGACCGAAGTGCTTGCCCACCTCATGTACGATGCCAACGCGAAGGCTGTGGGCATTCTGGGGGTTTCCCGTGACATAACGCAACGCAAACGCACTGAGGACAACCTGCGTAAGCTCTCCCTGGCGGTGGAACAGGCGCCGGTTTCCATTATCATTACCAATGCTGTCGGGCAGATTGAATATGTGAATCCGAAATTTGAAGAGGTGACGGGCTTCAGTGCCAGTGACGTTCTCGGCAGGAATCCGCGTATTCTCCAGTCACAGTCACACCCCGACACGTTCTATCGTCAGATGTGGCAGACTATTGCCAGTGGCAGTCAGTGGAGTGGTGAAATCCGCAACCGGCGCAAAAACGGAGAGCTGTACTGGGAACAGGCGACCATATCCTCCATCCGCGATGGTAAAGGTGCCATTACGCATTATGTGGGGATCAAGGAAGATATCACCATTCGCAAGGCCCACGAGCAGATGCAGCAGAATTTCCGTCAGGAGCTGGCTCTCCAGGTTGAGGTGGAAGTGGCGCGCAATCTGGAGAGTCAGAAGCAGTTTCAGGTTCTGTTTGAGCAGAACCCTGAAGGCATTCTGATTCTCAATGACGACGGTGCCTTCGTGAAGTGTAATCCAGCGGCTGCGCGGATGCTGGAGTATGAACCCGACGAAATGATCGGAACGCTTATCTGGTCCTTGCAAAGTGTACGTGCTCCATTGAGCCCTCTCCAGGCTGCTGGCTTGGCGCGGCCTGTACATGCTGCCGAACCCGCCCGGTTTGAATGGCTGCTGGTCGCCCGCAGTGGCCGGGAAGTGCTCGTGGACGTGCAGATGGTTCCTTTTCATTACGATGGAAAGCCACAGCTGCTCTGCATCTGGCGCGATATTACTGAACTCAAACAGCTGCAGCAGGAGCGAGACCTGCAGCAGGCCATTGTTGTCCAGCAGGCCAAGATGGCTGAACTGGGCAGTATGATGGGTGCCATTGTCCACCAGTGGCATCAGCCCCTCAACAACGTATCACTGCTGATTCAGGATATGCAGGATCGCTATCACAGTGACGAACTTGATGCCGATATCCTGGATGAAACAGTGGAGAGAATTCTGAAACAGTTCCAGTTCATGAGCCGCACGCTGGATGATTTTCGTAATTTCTTCAAGCCATCAAGGCAAGTGGAGTCCTTTTCCATTGTGCAGTGTGTCGAAGAGGTGGTGGATCTCATGAAACCACAGCTGCAAAAGCAAGGGCTGCGTGTTGAGATCGGTGGTGACAGGGGCGTGAAGGTCATGGGATATGCCAGCGAATTTAAACAGGTCATTCTCAACCTTCTGTCAAATGCCCGTGATGCCCATGGTGTCCATGGAACCAATGACCCCTATGTGAACATTCAGCTGGAATGGTCACGGGGGAAGCCCGTCCTCCTTTTCAGCGATAATGCCGGAGGTATTCACCCTGATCTTTTGCCGGAAAAACTTTTCCAGCCCTTTACTTCCACCAGGGGTGAGCATGGCACCGGGATTGGTCTTTCCCTGAGTCGTCTGATCATGAAAAAGATGGGTGGAACGCTTCGTGTCACCAGCAATGCGCCGGGGGCCTGTTTTCGGATAGAATTTCCAGAAGAGGGTGGCGTGGTTACTGAAGGCTTCCAGGAAACGGAGCATGGATGA
- a CDS encoding response regulator, translated as MASFVPPGAWWARIFSLEVEEILKNKSVLIVEDEPLTRQMLARILSFRVGEVIVAANGKEGLELFHSRNPDIILSDLEMPVMNGADMIRAIRQVSPDKPIVVITAFDDDEHLACEADCVLVKPIFKKELLGVLAAVAQKL; from the coding sequence ATGGCATCATTTGTCCCTCCAGGGGCGTGGTGGGCAAGGATTTTTTCGTTGGAAGTTGAAGAAATACTCAAAAACAAATCAGTTCTGATTGTCGAAGACGAGCCCCTGACCCGACAGATGCTGGCTCGAATCCTGAGTTTTCGCGTGGGTGAAGTGATCGTGGCAGCCAACGGCAAGGAAGGACTTGAGCTGTTTCATTCCCGCAATCCCGATATTATTCTCTCTGATCTGGAAATGCCGGTGATGAATGGGGCCGATATGATCCGGGCCATCAGGCAGGTGAGCCCTGATAAGCCGATTGTGGTGATAACGGCCTTTGACGATGATGAGCATCTCGCGTGCGAGGCTGATTGTGTCCTGGTAAAGCCTATTTTCAAAAAAGAGTTGCTCGGCGTGCTGGCCGCCGTTGCTCAAAAACTCTGA